One genomic window of Sphingobacterium oryzagri includes the following:
- a CDS encoding sodium:solute symporter: protein MSPFILLTFLFVYFGMLLTVSYFTSKNTADNSTFFVANRNSKWYMVAFGMIGTALSGVTFISVPGAVGTSNFSYFQFVIGNALGFIVIAYVLLPLYYRMNLTSIYTYLEERLGHKSYKTGAMIFLISRTIGSAFRLYLVAIILQKFIFDAWNVPFGITVAGCLILIWLYTNKGGLKTIIITDTLQTFCLLLAVMLSIYFMADGLGLSMMDAFERVKDSSYAQIVVWEDLLGNKNHFWKHVIGGAFATIAMTGLDQDLMQKNLSMRTIGEAQKNMLTFTGIFVVINLFFLAVGALLYIYVADKGIDMTMLRTPDYLYPEIALNHLSLSAGIIFMMGLTAATFATTDSALTALTTSYCVDFLNFNKKENPNDPRLVRQRNMVHFVFSIVMLLVILVFRLLNDDSVVTAIFTAASYTYGPLLGLFAFGILTRYRVKDHLVPYFCVLSPLIWYVLNTYYIMPHTAYRIGFELIVYNGLTTFVLLWLTSPGKLPAERAAF, encoded by the coding sequence ATGTCACCATTTATATTACTGACTTTTTTATTTGTCTACTTCGGGATGCTGCTTACGGTGTCTTATTTTACCTCGAAAAATACGGCAGATAATTCTACCTTCTTTGTTGCAAACCGTAATTCCAAATGGTATATGGTCGCTTTCGGAATGATCGGAACCGCATTGTCTGGCGTGACTTTTATCTCGGTGCCCGGCGCCGTAGGAACGTCAAACTTCAGTTATTTCCAGTTTGTGATTGGTAATGCTCTTGGCTTTATCGTTATTGCCTATGTACTTTTGCCGCTTTATTACCGCATGAACCTGACATCGATCTACACGTATCTCGAAGAGCGACTGGGGCATAAAAGCTACAAGACGGGCGCGATGATCTTTTTAATCTCGCGGACTATTGGCTCGGCCTTTCGTTTGTATTTGGTGGCGATCATTTTGCAAAAATTTATTTTTGATGCCTGGAATGTGCCTTTTGGTATAACGGTAGCCGGCTGTTTGATCTTGATTTGGCTATACACCAATAAGGGCGGGCTTAAAACTATTATTATTACCGATACGCTGCAAACGTTTTGTCTGCTATTGGCCGTGATGCTGTCCATTTACTTTATGGCAGATGGTCTTGGTTTGTCCATGATGGATGCTTTTGAGCGTGTTAAAGATAGTTCGTACGCACAAATCGTGGTTTGGGAGGACCTCCTGGGCAATAAAAATCATTTCTGGAAACATGTCATTGGCGGCGCTTTTGCCACGATCGCAATGACTGGATTGGATCAGGATCTGATGCAGAAAAACCTCAGTATGCGCACGATTGGCGAAGCACAGAAAAACATGCTGACGTTTACCGGTATTTTTGTGGTGATCAATTTGTTCTTTTTGGCTGTAGGCGCATTGCTTTATATTTACGTGGCAGATAAAGGTATTGACATGACAATGCTGCGTACGCCCGATTACCTTTATCCAGAGATTGCATTAAATCATCTTTCGCTATCCGCAGGTATTATTTTCATGATGGGCCTGACGGCAGCCACCTTTGCCACTACGGATTCCGCATTGACCGCGTTAACCACGTCGTACTGTGTCGATTTCTTGAATTTCAATAAGAAAGAAAATCCAAACGATCCACGGTTGGTCAGGCAGCGTAATATGGTGCATTTTGTTTTTAGCATCGTGATGCTTTTAGTAATCTTGGTTTTTCGTTTGTTAAACGATGATTCGGTGGTTACCGCTATTTTTACAGCGGCGAGTTATACATATGGACCCTTACTTGGTTTGTTTGCTTTCGGCATACTTACGCGCTACCGCGTTAAGGATCATTTAGTGCCTTACTTTTGCGTGCTTTCGCCGCTTATTTGGTACGTACTCAACACCTATTATATTATGCCGCATACGGCATACCGTATTGGTTTTGAGTTGATTGTTTACAACGGGTTAACTACGTTTGTCTTGCTTTGGCTTACTTCCCCAGGGAAGCTGCCTGCAGAGCGAGCTGCTTTTTAG
- a CDS encoding purine-nucleoside phosphorylase: MYQLIAEAVAAIRRKIGDFTPEFGIILGTGLGKLVNEITIEHQLMYANIPNFPISTVEFHTGRLIFGQLNGRNVVAMQGRLHYYEGYNMQEITFPVRVMKALGIAKLFVSNASGSLNPSILKGDIGIIDDHINLLPDNPLRGPNDDDFGPRFPDMSQPYNKKMIHQALDIANDFKIRAHKVVYVSAPGPNLETRAEYRYMRIIGGDIVGMSTVPEVIVANHMGLPVFAISVITDEGFHADLKPVSLKEIVEVAAAAEPKMTQILKELIALQ, translated from the coding sequence ATGTATCAATTAATAGCAGAAGCGGTTGCTGCCATCCGTCGTAAAATTGGCGATTTCACGCCTGAGTTTGGAATTATTTTGGGCACCGGTTTGGGTAAGTTAGTCAATGAAATAACGATAGAACACCAACTGATGTATGCCAATATACCTAACTTTCCAATTTCAACGGTTGAGTTTCATACCGGCAGACTTATCTTTGGCCAGCTCAATGGTAGAAATGTAGTAGCTATGCAGGGACGATTACACTATTATGAAGGCTATAATATGCAAGAGATTACGTTCCCGGTTCGCGTGATGAAAGCACTAGGTATTGCTAAATTGTTTGTTTCCAACGCCTCCGGTTCGTTAAATCCGAGTATCCTGAAAGGAGATATCGGTATTATTGACGACCACATCAATCTGTTGCCTGATAATCCGCTTCGCGGCCCCAATGACGACGATTTTGGTCCGCGCTTTCCAGACATGAGCCAACCCTACAATAAAAAAATGATTCATCAGGCGTTGGATATTGCCAATGATTTTAAGATCAGAGCACATAAAGTAGTGTATGTTTCTGCGCCAGGTCCCAATTTAGAAACTCGCGCAGAGTATCGCTACATGCGCATTATCGGCGGCGATATCGTCGGCATGAGTACCGTTCCGGAGGTCATCGTAGCCAATCATATGGGGTTGCCTGTCTTTGCCATTTCTGTCATCACCGATGAAGGTTTTCATGCCGATTTAAAGCCGGTTTCCTTAAAAGAGATTGTGGAAGTGGCCGCTGCAGCCGAGCCGAAGATGACCCAGATTCTAAAAGAATTAATAGCATTGCAATAA
- a CDS encoding RagB/SusD family nutrient uptake outer membrane protein, with product MKKITSILLGTAMLFTGCSDLLDRPELNQIEDSESSYWRDENDLRLFANDFYANYFVGYNTGFGTAYAPLVGFNFSDDLTAQGAQTNLLGSVPTGAGGSSATTTSTLRLEHPGPNWNFYWVRKSNIMIDRLENVAKPKLTEVAFNHWMAVGRFFRGYEYSRLVSNFGDVPYFDREVVATDFDQMYKARDNRGEVMDRVYADFQFVLANMREDDGVGFVNRYAAAALISNLMLFEGSWQHYHGLDAARAKKYLEMARDAAQYVMDSGKWSFTTDFKSLFASDNLAGNPEVIFYRTYDDALAVRHSVGSYSNGTEGQGRSANLNLLKAFICNDGQVWQNSSVAGASSFRLQNLAKTRDPRFEATFMDTINTPATGTFVYAHKFAGRDALDFIGRTYPAKWASNTNINDAPIARLAEVALNWIEAKQILAEFFGETAVSQGDLDKSINAIRNRPLDAVAVEKGVIKTAPLSLASIPNDPDRDADVSALMWEIRRERRMEFVFEYARIQDIRRWKKLTYLNYNKNEYKLGSWVNGPVDFRDRANPGKILATFRNVLQVMKANGTIVTYNGTNDADMVGYYVARNFSNRLAIQDRNYLSPISLALIQEYQDRGYSLTQTPGWE from the coding sequence ATGAAAAAAATAACCTCTATACTGCTGGGCACAGCAATGCTATTCACCGGCTGCAGCGATCTGCTGGATCGACCAGAGTTGAATCAGATTGAAGATTCGGAATCTTCGTATTGGCGAGATGAAAACGATTTACGTCTTTTTGCCAATGATTTTTATGCCAATTATTTCGTGGGCTATAATACCGGTTTTGGAACGGCCTATGCGCCTTTGGTGGGCTTTAATTTTTCAGACGATTTAACAGCGCAAGGCGCACAAACTAATTTGCTTGGTTCGGTGCCTACCGGTGCCGGTGGGAGTAGCGCGACTACGACGAGCACATTACGCCTCGAGCATCCCGGACCAAACTGGAATTTTTACTGGGTGCGCAAATCCAACATCATGATTGATCGTTTGGAAAATGTTGCCAAACCGAAATTAACCGAAGTAGCTTTTAACCACTGGATGGCGGTAGGCCGATTTTTCAGGGGCTATGAATACAGCCGATTGGTAAGCAATTTCGGTGATGTGCCTTACTTTGATCGCGAGGTTGTGGCAACCGACTTTGACCAGATGTACAAAGCACGCGACAATCGGGGCGAGGTGATGGATCGTGTGTATGCCGATTTTCAGTTTGTACTGGCCAATATGCGCGAAGATGACGGTGTGGGTTTTGTCAATCGGTACGCGGCAGCGGCGTTGATTTCTAACCTGATGCTTTTTGAAGGATCTTGGCAACACTATCATGGACTGGATGCCGCACGTGCCAAAAAATACCTGGAGATGGCGCGTGACGCTGCGCAATATGTGATGGATAGCGGAAAATGGAGTTTTACGACTGATTTTAAGAGCTTGTTTGCTTCTGATAACCTTGCCGGAAATCCAGAAGTTATATTTTACCGCACCTATGACGATGCTTTGGCTGTACGTCATTCGGTTGGCTCTTACAGCAACGGTACAGAAGGACAAGGACGATCAGCAAATTTAAACTTGCTGAAAGCTTTTATCTGCAACGACGGTCAGGTCTGGCAAAACTCTTCAGTAGCCGGCGCGTCTAGCTTCCGTTTGCAAAATCTCGCAAAAACACGAGATCCAAGGTTTGAAGCTACATTTATGGATACTATCAATACGCCGGCGACAGGAACCTTTGTTTATGCGCATAAATTTGCCGGTCGGGATGCCCTGGATTTTATCGGACGTACCTATCCCGCCAAATGGGCGAGTAACACGAATATCAACGACGCGCCGATTGCGCGGTTGGCAGAAGTGGCATTAAACTGGATTGAAGCGAAACAGATTCTTGCCGAGTTTTTTGGCGAAACCGCCGTTTCGCAAGGTGACTTGGATAAGTCTATCAATGCCATTCGTAACAGACCGTTGGATGCTGTGGCTGTGGAAAAAGGCGTGATCAAGACAGCACCCTTATCACTGGCGTCTATCCCAAATGACCCGGATCGCGATGCCGACGTTTCAGCGTTAATGTGGGAAATCCGCAGGGAAAGACGCATGGAGTTTGTGTTTGAATATGCACGTATTCAAGATATCCGTCGTTGGAAAAAGCTAACCTACTTAAATTACAATAAAAACGAATACAAGCTCGGCTCCTGGGTGAATGGTCCGGTTGATTTTCGTGATAGAGCCAACCCAGGAAAAATCTTGGCCACGTTTCGCAATGTATTACAGGTTATGAAAGCAAATGGAACGATCGTTACTTACAATGGTACGAATGATGCCGACATGGTGGGATACTATGTGGCTCGAAATTTTTCGAATCGTTTGGCTATTCAGGATCGAAACTACTTGTCGCCTATTAGTCTTGCGCTAATCCAGGAATACCAAGATCGCGGATACAGCTTGACACAAACCCCCGGTTGGGAATAA
- a CDS encoding putative porin, whose protein sequence is MNRYVKQLLFFFTFTLTCVSYVSAQVEEEFSSALDSARAKEDNKKDSVVFTAKYVRYTNLAMMKLATRTVQVDTSHVNFQYYNPQNQPWNPSINLGSYGLATRDLLFNANKSIGFQSGFHSLERYILDPDSVQYFRARARFSELYSVGFFFDDQVFRVRLAQNITPQWNIGAEYHATNTDGYYLNQDYIDRKGAIFSWYESKNNRYNLLLNGTFNNINSPENGAVVDEGIFNGDVFQDTSSTSNRGYLTRLSGQNANRPYNRWRDNGMFVRQSYFFGRLDTLHAGTQEQEIHPTNAVAHNSSIRQRKYVFFKNEPDNAGAFPLSDVQRVDDTTSITTISNEFTYSFYLRGKGVFKNEAKLDLGFQNDLIWFRDSLTSDFFQNSTVKGKLGYKFSDRVDLRASVNQIVVGAQAGDFLYEANADVLLSENAGNISIGAYSQNKSPEMVFNRMNYTYHQWNRNFDKTKVQNLSFSYTNKKIGFSGKAEYYLMDRYLYFREVDNPTNDEMLLKQITPDQTGNLNLLKVSVGQNFRLGRFHLDNLVVYQKSDAADILAIPEIYTWHSLYYTNKLYNVMDFRLGMDVRFNTPFRSPSYAINVGQFYNDNVGIEYSTYPIGDVWFTGNIDRVNLFLAYNFFNQFAYPRGYYTVRRYPMNDANFRLGVSWKFYD, encoded by the coding sequence ATGAACAGGTACGTAAAGCAGCTTCTTTTCTTCTTCACATTTACCCTTACGTGTGTATCCTATGTTTCGGCGCAGGTTGAAGAAGAGTTTAGCAGCGCATTGGATTCGGCTCGGGCAAAAGAAGATAATAAGAAAGACTCCGTTGTTTTTACGGCAAAATATGTGCGGTATACGAACTTAGCGATGATGAAGCTCGCTACCAGAACGGTGCAGGTTGATACGTCGCATGTTAACTTTCAGTATTACAACCCGCAAAACCAGCCGTGGAACCCATCTATCAACTTAGGTTCTTATGGATTGGCCACGCGTGATCTTTTGTTTAACGCAAACAAGAGTATTGGTTTTCAGTCGGGTTTCCACAGTTTGGAGCGCTATATCCTGGATCCAGATTCTGTGCAGTATTTTAGGGCACGTGCTCGTTTCTCTGAATTGTATTCCGTAGGTTTCTTCTTTGATGATCAGGTTTTTAGGGTGCGTTTAGCACAAAATATAACACCACAATGGAATATCGGAGCGGAGTATCACGCCACAAACACCGATGGCTATTACCTCAATCAGGATTACATAGATCGCAAAGGAGCGATTTTTAGTTGGTACGAATCCAAGAATAATCGCTATAACTTACTACTGAACGGTACGTTTAATAATATCAACTCGCCGGAGAACGGAGCTGTGGTGGATGAAGGCATTTTCAATGGCGATGTTTTTCAGGATACGTCGAGCACATCGAATAGGGGATACCTGACCAGGTTATCCGGTCAAAATGCAAATAGACCCTACAACCGCTGGCGAGACAATGGGATGTTTGTGCGGCAATCGTATTTCTTCGGACGTCTGGATACCTTACATGCAGGCACGCAAGAACAGGAAATTCATCCCACCAATGCGGTAGCGCATAATTCCTCGATCCGTCAGCGTAAATATGTGTTTTTCAAAAATGAACCAGATAATGCTGGCGCTTTTCCACTAAGCGATGTACAACGGGTAGATGATACCACGAGTATCACCACCATCAGCAATGAGTTTACTTACAGCTTTTATTTGCGAGGTAAAGGGGTTTTTAAGAATGAAGCCAAGCTTGATCTGGGCTTTCAGAACGACCTGATCTGGTTTCGCGATAGCCTGACTTCCGATTTCTTTCAAAATAGCACGGTAAAAGGTAAGCTGGGCTATAAGTTTAGTGATCGTGTAGATTTGCGTGCCAGTGTCAACCAGATTGTGGTGGGCGCGCAGGCTGGCGACTTTCTTTATGAAGCCAACGCAGACGTGTTGCTTAGCGAAAATGCCGGTAATATTAGTATCGGTGCATATTCGCAAAATAAATCACCCGAGATGGTGTTTAACCGGATGAATTACACGTATCATCAATGGAATAGAAATTTTGATAAGACAAAGGTGCAGAACCTATCTTTTTCCTACACGAATAAAAAGATCGGTTTTTCTGGTAAGGCTGAATATTATTTGATGGACCGATACCTGTATTTCCGGGAAGTCGATAATCCGACAAATGATGAAATGCTGCTGAAGCAGATCACACCCGACCAAACCGGCAATTTGAATCTGTTGAAAGTGTCCGTCGGCCAAAATTTTCGCCTAGGTCGATTTCATTTAGACAATTTAGTTGTTTATCAAAAGTCGGATGCTGCCGATATTTTAGCCATACCTGAAATTTATACCTGGCATAGTCTTTACTACACCAATAAGCTGTATAACGTAATGGATTTTCGACTGGGCATGGATGTGCGCTTCAATACGCCGTTCCGTTCACCTTCATATGCGATCAATGTGGGACAGTTTTACAACGATAACGTAGGTATAGAGTATTCAACGTACCCCATCGGGGATGTTTGGTTTACCGGTAATATCGACCGCGTGAACCTGTTTCTTGCATACAACTTTTTCAACCAGTTTGCTTATCCTAGGGGATATTACACGGTACGTCGGTATCCGATGAATGATGCCAACTTCCGCTTAGGTGTTTCTTGGAAATTTTATGATTAA
- a CDS encoding carboxypeptidase-like regulatory domain-containing protein, with translation MKSILAFLLGCIAHTCLAQHRIHGTVTENEKQTPVAGASVYINNSTIRTSTNSEGKYVLRLPAAGKYAIVIAAMGHELASFETEADGEVRKNVVLNPKTVEIAEVTVSAYQKDGWKQWGTYFTESFIGTSAFAKQTKILNHEVLRFRYNATDKVLQVFAMAPLKISNRALGYEITYALNAYQMDFNTRHLYYDGYAYFKESKRVSSNVRRNREDAFASSLMRFTRSTYSKSWEKDGYTVRELVRVVDNERLRIDSLMKKINQRVFKDLQGNWTAFYRAQDEFNADSIQYFRAMLRKPKEYSLLKSKLNESQIMTAESTAATKAIQYENYLHVKFSGATYEKSYFDWNSEADGASLIKLSPHATVYIDALGNFSPAINWTHEGYWAWYNKICTMLPLDYQSDSKP, from the coding sequence ATGAAATCGATTCTTGCCTTTCTCCTCGGATGTATAGCGCATACTTGCCTGGCGCAGCATCGTATTCATGGTACGGTGACAGAAAATGAAAAACAAACCCCTGTAGCGGGAGCTTCTGTTTATATCAACAACTCTACCATCCGAACGAGCACAAACAGTGAAGGAAAGTATGTACTGCGCTTACCTGCAGCAGGTAAATATGCCATTGTTATAGCAGCTATGGGGCACGAGCTGGCGAGTTTCGAGACTGAAGCAGACGGAGAAGTCAGAAAGAACGTTGTGTTAAACCCGAAAACTGTGGAAATAGCGGAAGTAACGGTCTCGGCCTACCAAAAAGATGGATGGAAGCAGTGGGGAACCTATTTTACGGAAAGTTTTATCGGCACAAGCGCCTTTGCTAAGCAGACGAAAATCCTGAACCATGAAGTTCTACGTTTTCGCTACAATGCAACAGACAAGGTTTTACAGGTTTTCGCAATGGCACCGCTTAAGATATCCAACCGGGCACTTGGCTATGAAATAACCTATGCGTTGAATGCTTACCAGATGGATTTTAACACAAGACATCTTTATTATGACGGATATGCCTATTTTAAAGAGAGCAAACGCGTATCATCCAACGTACGGCGCAATAGAGAAGATGCTTTTGCATCCTCGTTGATGCGCTTTACAAGAAGCACCTATTCGAAGTCGTGGGAAAAAGATGGCTACACGGTGAGAGAGCTTGTCCGCGTGGTTGACAACGAACGCCTTCGTATAGACAGCCTGATGAAAAAGATTAATCAGCGTGTATTTAAAGATTTACAGGGCAACTGGACAGCTTTTTATAGAGCGCAGGATGAATTTAATGCCGACTCGATTCAGTACTTCAGAGCGATGTTGCGAAAGCCTAAAGAATACAGCTTACTAAAAAGCAAGCTGAACGAAAGCCAAATCATGACAGCAGAAAGTACAGCTGCGACAAAAGCAATACAATATGAAAATTATCTGCATGTCAAGTTTTCTGGCGCAACCTATGAAAAAAGCTACTTTGACTGGAATAGCGAGGCTGACGGCGCATCCTTGATTAAACTTTCGCCGCACGCCACCGTTTATATCGATGCCCTGGGAAACTTCTCACCCGCAATAAACTGGACACATGAAGGATATTGGGCTTGGTATAACAAAATATGCACCATGCTACCATTAGACTATCAAAGTGACAGCAAGCCTTAA
- the murQ gene encoding N-acetylmuramic acid 6-phosphate etherase: MIRVTEKESNYQDLDKMSVHDLLTNMNKEDQTVPLAVEKAIPQLEKLIAVTVAKMKLGGRLFYIGAGTSGRLGILDASECPPTFGVPFDWVVGLIAGGDGAIRKAVEFSEDDQEQAWKDMQEFGMTENDVIIGIAASGTTPYVIGGLTKANEEGLVTGCIVCNIESPIAAVAQYPVEVVVGPEFVTGSTRLKSGTAQKLVLNMLSTSVMIQLGRVKGNKMVDMQLSNIKLVARGVRMVMEETGADEETATAWLERYGNVREAIEHSRATKE; encoded by the coding sequence ATGATTAGAGTTACGGAAAAGGAGTCAAATTACCAGGACTTAGACAAGATGTCTGTTCATGATTTGTTGACCAACATGAATAAAGAAGATCAAACAGTGCCTTTGGCCGTGGAAAAAGCCATTCCGCAGCTGGAGAAACTCATTGCTGTTACCGTAGCGAAGATGAAATTAGGTGGGCGCTTATTTTATATCGGTGCCGGCACCAGCGGTCGTCTGGGTATTTTAGACGCGTCTGAATGTCCACCGACTTTTGGCGTTCCGTTTGATTGGGTAGTGGGTTTGATTGCAGGCGGCGATGGAGCGATTCGCAAAGCGGTAGAATTTTCGGAAGACGATCAGGAACAAGCCTGGAAAGATATGCAGGAATTTGGCATGACGGAAAACGATGTGATCATCGGAATCGCTGCTTCGGGCACAACACCTTACGTGATCGGTGGACTGACAAAAGCAAATGAGGAAGGGTTGGTAACAGGTTGCATCGTGTGCAATATTGAGTCGCCGATAGCGGCCGTGGCACAATATCCGGTAGAGGTCGTGGTTGGCCCCGAGTTTGTGACCGGATCAACACGTCTGAAATCAGGTACTGCACAAAAGTTGGTCTTAAATATGTTGAGTACATCTGTTATGATTCAGCTGGGTCGCGTCAAAGGAAATAAAATGGTCGATATGCAGCTGTCTAATATCAAATTAGTGGCGCGCGGCGTTCGTATGGTTATGGAAGAGACCGGAGCCGACGAAGAAACGGCGACAGCTTGGCTGGAACGTTATGGTAACGTTCGGGAAGCTATCGAGCACAGCCGCGCAACAAAAGAGTAG
- a CDS encoding Lrp/AsnC family transcriptional regulator has product MMHLDDVDVKLLRLLQKDASLSNKELSYHLNKSIAAVHERVKKLKTNGYIKRTVAILDRKRVGIDLISFSQVFLKAHTAEVLNEFEREVAKFPEVMECYQMAGSYDFMLRIATKDMEAYHIFLRHKLAVLPQVNTVQTYFVLSETKSETAYPI; this is encoded by the coding sequence ATTATGCACTTGGACGACGTCGATGTAAAGCTTTTGCGCTTATTACAAAAAGATGCCTCATTAAGCAATAAAGAGCTGTCTTACCACCTAAACAAGTCGATCGCGGCTGTACACGAGCGGGTGAAAAAGCTGAAAACAAATGGTTATATCAAGCGGACAGTGGCGATATTGGATCGTAAACGGGTAGGTATTGACCTCATTTCTTTTTCGCAGGTTTTCCTGAAGGCACATACTGCAGAAGTACTTAACGAATTCGAGCGGGAGGTGGCAAAATTTCCTGAAGTGATGGAATGTTATCAAATGGCGGGCTCGTATGACTTTATGTTACGCATTGCCACAAAAGACATGGAGGCCTACCACATCTTTCTGCGGCACAAACTGGCGGTATTACCGCAGGTAAATACCGTGCAAACTTATTTTGTTTTGTCTGAAACGAAAAGCGAGACGGCGTATCCGATTTAA
- a CDS encoding PQQ-binding-like beta-propeller repeat protein, whose translation MKQVIFILCLIFSQILQAQQSFKFAQVTDTHVGGATGADDLRRTVKDLNTQTDIDFVILSGDVTEFGSDQELALAKQILDSLHLPLYVIPGNHDSNWSESGANSFRRVFAGETFFFRHKGYQFMGTTSGPNMRMGPGQIPRENLLWMDSIFTANPDKETPLIYINHYPQDSSLNNWYEAIDRLKTRNVQLLLCGHGHINKQYDWEGIPGVMGRSNLRAKDTIGGYNIISVGAGYARYAVRRPLVKTEPIWAEVPLKKQDFGRSATVYKRPNYAVNDRYSDRVEEVWRFQDDADLGAGFATYKNLAITANTAGRVYALDLRTGKKIWSYQTGGKVYATPAVWKNYLVVGSSDGFIYGLDARNGALRWKLVAKKAVLGSALLVKGVAYVGASDSVFRAIDVKTGKLLWHFDEVKGYVSAKPTWADNQVVFGSWGNGFYALDARTGKLNWSWDNGQQNRMFSAAACYPVFTAGRLFIVAPDRYMTCLSAKSGEVIWREKRDSIRVRESMGLAKHEQVVYVKTMDGNLLGVSTDADKMDVTWQSNLQLPYELAPSAIETNGKSVFVPSHAGLLSAVNSVDGKLEWQYKFANALINPILILKNGQLLASSMDGVIIKLQIKE comes from the coding sequence ATGAAGCAGGTTATTTTCATTCTTTGTCTCATCTTTAGCCAAATCTTGCAGGCGCAACAGTCTTTTAAATTTGCGCAGGTAACCGATACGCATGTGGGAGGCGCGACGGGAGCAGATGATTTGCGCCGTACCGTTAAAGATCTAAATACGCAAACCGACATTGATTTTGTGATTCTGTCGGGTGATGTGACGGAGTTTGGTTCGGATCAAGAGCTAGCGCTGGCAAAGCAAATTTTGGATAGCCTACACTTGCCGCTTTATGTTATTCCGGGCAACCATGATAGCAACTGGTCGGAGAGCGGCGCCAATTCTTTTCGACGCGTTTTTGCTGGCGAAACCTTTTTCTTCCGGCACAAAGGCTACCAGTTTATGGGAACGACATCCGGGCCAAATATGCGAATGGGCCCGGGGCAGATTCCGCGGGAAAACCTCTTGTGGATGGATTCGATATTTACCGCCAATCCGGATAAGGAAACACCGCTTATTTACATCAACCACTATCCACAAGATTCTTCCTTAAACAATTGGTATGAAGCCATTGATCGGCTGAAAACCCGAAACGTGCAACTCTTACTTTGCGGGCACGGACATATCAACAAACAATACGACTGGGAAGGTATTCCCGGCGTAATGGGCAGGTCAAACCTGCGTGCGAAAGATACTATCGGTGGCTATAATATTATTAGTGTAGGAGCGGGTTATGCGCGTTATGCTGTTCGGCGGCCTCTGGTAAAAACAGAACCGATCTGGGCAGAAGTGCCGCTAAAAAAGCAGGATTTTGGTCGCTCGGCGACCGTTTACAAGCGTCCCAACTATGCCGTGAATGATCGATATAGCGATCGTGTGGAGGAAGTTTGGCGTTTTCAGGACGATGCTGATCTCGGCGCTGGCTTTGCTACGTATAAAAATTTAGCGATAACGGCTAACACGGCCGGACGCGTTTACGCGCTTGATCTCCGTACCGGAAAAAAAATATGGAGCTACCAAACTGGCGGAAAAGTATACGCTACGCCTGCCGTCTGGAAAAACTACCTGGTCGTCGGTTCGTCGGATGGTTTTATTTACGGCCTGGATGCCCGCAATGGTGCGTTACGCTGGAAACTTGTGGCAAAAAAAGCGGTTCTAGGCAGTGCGCTGCTGGTAAAAGGTGTTGCGTATGTTGGCGCTTCAGATAGTGTCTTCCGTGCTATCGATGTCAAAACGGGAAAGCTGCTGTGGCATTTTGATGAGGTGAAAGGCTACGTGTCAGCGAAACCTACCTGGGCAGACAACCAAGTGGTTTTTGGCTCTTGGGGAAATGGATTTTACGCGTTGGATGCACGGACAGGAAAACTAAACTGGTCGTGGGACAATGGACAGCAGAATCGCATGTTTTCCGCTGCGGCATGTTATCCGGTATTTACGGCCGGGCGACTGTTTATCGTCGCGCCCGATCGTTACATGACCTGTTTGTCTGCGAAATCTGGCGAGGTAATATGGCGTGAAAAGCGCGATAGTATCCGCGTGCGCGAATCCATGGGGCTGGCGAAGCATGAACAGGTTGTGTATGTTAAAACGATGGACGGAAACCTGTTAGGCGTGTCTACAGATGCGGATAAGATGGACGTGACCTGGCAATCCAATTTGCAATTGCCCTACGAGCTGGCGCCCTCGGCTATCGAAACCAATGGTAAATCGGTTTTCGTGCCGAGCCATGCCGGGCTTTTGTCGGCTGTAAATAGCGTCGACGGCAAGTTGGAATGGCAGTACAAGTTTGCTAACGCGTTGATAAATCCTATTCTCATATTGAAAAACGGTCAGCTTTTAGCATCGAGTATGGATGGCGTAATCATTAAACTACAAATTAAGGAATGA